Proteins encoded together in one Anopheles darlingi chromosome 3, idAnoDarlMG_H_01, whole genome shotgun sequence window:
- the LOC125957462 gene encoding tyrosine-protein phosphatase non-receptor type 23 — translation MEAVPRMPMIGFELKISPESTSFGALKQYIAEYYQEDPESYSKECSLLEQLRGNAARPTRDVEGTATIRRYYCQLHSIQNRFLLGGLSESQQMLTFNWKDLYSGATASKTSLKFEMACVLHNFAALHTLLGRAESRSDPEGMKKACTHFQCAAWAYGHVKDSFSGLSLQGDLTAELLIFMHTLCLAQAQECIMEKSLCDNRKSGIIAKVTAQIISYYNSALAALLTQVGDGGRVQDIVGSKTFKEWRGYVRFKISYLSCILLLYQGQQAEEQQKMGERVALYQASFEKLEEARKEAKGLANQQQVDEALQFTMDVVEAKRKAAKNENEFIYHEEVPELSAISAVQGANLVNGIAFNVTDPEAMGEDIFHRLVPMKAHESSSLYSEEKATILRTIGARVEDRNTELETFMSSLNLAALRQLEVSGAPNDTRLPQGLVDRCAELQAKPNAIPDLVQSMAVLADTCSEVELTLKEIKNLLRADEAKEDRYQQKIGQRSNGGAHIVELGRELAKYQEAHNKAGESNDTLRKAMGLHVQNLKILAQPLPDIRTQIPVCMEHYDEATFRELNAMLAKVEEMRNQREKLYQDLRHQITEDDITSQLIALDGGGSEQQKTKMEALFKKELAKHDQLVGLLEQNMKAQPNILKAMTEAYARCAPSLKGFSDTKTRRDQFFSSLQASYDVYQDLLSKSAKGLEFYRKLQSNVQKLYSRVKAACDVQNEERNQKLKSSNVSKRTNEINGGGLAMTGGTSTTTTTSSGGPKLKDYLKAGTITLGSIKASGVDKHLPSIRPAPVGSESTNTGGSAAGISGGYYQDSYGAGYSNYTQQQPQQQQQPQQQYSGSSIPSASVAAGYDYSQYAASQQQQQQQQQQPTTGYANPLYQNTNNAYYYQQQSQQQQQQQQQPTANYDYGQYANPATQQPSPAPSTASSSTDISQTPSWPQLSQQFSSMNLQPSTVSAEQQGAYYGVASGSASTTTATVGYTVTSDQQQYPNLQSQMNAYNALAQQQYPTASNPVAYVHYPQVSSSESLASIPPVQDAYGNYNQTPAQYQQPATTQYYQQQGPYQNEQTTSYGSHPGYSYNSQTGAYEYTSGFQYDSSNASGSYQSQYSGGSHQTPAAVATPIQSVTSVDSTAQQYQISASPAIAGQSSGIQASYTATATQQPPAADASSYYATNTNPTGYYHQSSTYSTIQSNQYTQQQVDSAQSQPSAAVHQQQPQPTYDSGHVTHYSHHTNSYVDSTGSQQHQQPQQQPAATTTTTTSSSSSQQPIQPTAQVASQPVKPSTSSGNIDLLSGIDFSPANLPPITVPILQPQPSLPPSMVSGSVIDGNDGVASEVLTPTKATKSVVPETSTVVRDAAAQESSSSSNAVPLPIASTPSSVPFGDRKPSFDNLSLCSDLSSSFDWDSASVCGATATVTGSGSLTSALDNVFLRPVKPDPFEDGTTVKWFHKEVERLEKFVETINVKTLNGTTPLDSKWKELQDLLVKEESKRQVGVARLFPEKNRSIDCVPYDHARVQLSTDTDNYINAVYVKDLGFGCPNFVLAQTPLPNTVNDFWNMVWSQKANVIVVLHTANELLDPFWPTDTGKELSYGDVSVTLVKQFDLTHCTERTLRIQMLGSDYSLTVALLQPKLWPKNSAEHMLGVAQNLIDAYRQYNQPMDQKTAQLRPLVLNCLTGTDRSSLITIAIITILATQTRKPLLINVIDIWYRICCQRKGALRDPNFIQLSYQIVLSHGHSILNKRGILTSYQMKSAQAVSSTVKEETNNDPFKDLDPLWKLKG, via the exons ATGGAGGCCGTTCCGCGGATGCCGATGATCGGCTTCGAGCTGAAAATCAGCCCAGAATCGACTAGTTTCGGAGCGCTGAAACAG TACATCGCGGAGTACTATCAGGAGGATCCGGAGTCGTACTCCAAGGAGTGTTCCCTTCTCGAGCAGCTACGTGGAAATGCCGCTCGGCCGACACGCGATGTGGAGGGCACGGCCACGATCCGGCGGTACTACTGCCAGCTGCACTCGATCCAGAACCGCTTCCTGCTCGGAGGACTTAGCGAGAGCCAGCAAATGTTGACCTTCAACTGGAAAGATCTCTACTCCGGAGCGACAGCCAGCAAGACGAGCCTCAAGTTCGAGATGGCCTGCGTTTTGCACAACTTTGCCGCCCTGCACACACTGCTAGGGCGTGCCGAGAGTCGCTCCGATCCCGAGGGCATGAAGAAGGCCTGCACGCACTTTCAGTGTGCCGCCTGGGCCTATGGGCATGTGAAAGATAGCTTCAGCGGCCTCTCACTGCAGGGAGATCTAACGGCGGAACTGCTCATCTTCATGCACACCCTCTGCCTGGCCCAGGCACAGGAATGCATCATGGAGAAGAGCCTATGTGACAATCGGAAGTCGGGCATCATCGCCAAGGTTACGGCGCAGATCATCAGCTACTACAACTCGGCCCTTGCTGCGTTGTTGACGCAGGTCGGAGACGGCGGTCGTGTGCAGGACATAGTCGGGAGCAAAACTTTCAAGGAATGGCGCGGCTATGTGCGCTTTAAAATATCGTACCTGTCCTGCATCTTGCTGCTATACCAGGGCCAGCAGgccgaggagcagcaaaagaTGGGCGAACGCGTCGCGCTCTATCAGGCTTCGTTTGAGAAGCTCGAAGAAGCTCGCAAGGAAGCGAAGGGTTTGGCAAATCAGCAGCAAGTAGACGAGGCACTGCAGTTCACGATGGACGTCGTCGAGGCGAAGCGTAAGGCGGCCAAGAACGAGAATGAATTTATCTATCACGAGGAAGTCCCAGAACTGAGTGCGATCTCCGCCGTGCAGGGCGCCAATCTGGTCAATGGCATCGCGTTCAATGTGACCGACCCGGAAGCTATGGGAGAGGACATATTCCATCGGCTCGTTCCGATGAAAGCACACGAGAGCAGCTCGCTTTACAGTGAAGAGAAGGCCACGATCCTGCGTACGATCGGTGCTAGGGTCGAAGATCGAAATACCGAACTTGAGACATTTATGAGTTCGCTCAATTTGGCCGCGTTGCGACAGCTGGAAGTGTCGGGTGCACCGAATGATACTCGGCTACCACAAGGTCTGGTCGATCGTTGTGCGGAACTGCAGGCCAAACCGAACGCCATTCCCGATTTGGTGCAATCGATGGCCGTGCTGGCGGACACGTGCTCCGAAGTGGAACTTACATTGAAGGAGATCAAAAATCTGCTACGAGCCGATGAAGCCAAGGAGGATCGGTATCAGCAGAAGATCGGTCAACGATCGAACGGAGGTGCTCATATCGTCGAGCTGGGACGCGAGCTGGCCAAGTATCAGGAGGCACACAATAAGGCAGGCGAAAGCAATGATACCCTGCGGAAGGCGATGGGTTTGCACGTTCAAAACCTGAAAATCCTCGCCCAGCCGCTGCCGGATATCCGTACGCAGATACCGGTGTGTATGGAGCACTACGATGAGGCCACGTTTCGCGAACTGAACGCGATGCTTGCGAAGGTAGAGGAGATGCGTAACCAGCGTGAGAAACTTTATCAGGATCTGCGCCACCAAATCACGGAGGATGACATCACCTCACAGCTGATCGCACTCGATGGCGGTGGTTCTGAGCAGCAAAAGACCAAAATGGAAGCACTGTTCAAGAAGGAGCTAGCGAAGCATGATCAGCTGGTAGGATTGCTGGAGCAGAACATGAAAGCACAGCCAAACATACTAAAAGCAATGACGGAAGCCTACGCTCGCTGTGCTCCTTCGTTGAAAGGCTTCTCGGATACGAAAACGCGTCGTGATCAGTTCTTCTCCTCGCTGCAAGCTTCGTACGATGTGTACCAAGATTTGCTTTCGAAGAGTGCTAAAGGGCTCGAGTTCTATCGCAAACTCCAGAGCAACGTGCAGAAGCTCTATTCGCGTGTGAAAGCCGCATGTGATGTGCAGAATGAGGAGCGTAATCAGAAGCTCAAATCGAGCAACGTatccaagcgaacgaacgagatcaACGGTGGTGGATTGGCAATGACAGGAggcacttccaccaccacgacgacctCCAGTGGTGGACCAAAATTGAAAGACTATCTGAAGGCCGGAACCATCACGCTTGGTTCGATAAAGGCTTCTGGAGTAGACAAGCATTTGCCATCTATTCGTCCTGCACCGGTTGGTTCCGAAAGCACTAACACGGGGGGAAGTGCTGCTGGCATTTCCGGTGGTTACTATCAGGACTCATACGGTGCAGGTTATAGTAATTATAcccaacaacagccacaacagcagcagcaaccacagcaacaatatAGTGGAAGCAGTATACCCTCCGCATCCGTGGCAGCAGGCTATGATTATTCGCAGTATGCGGCttcacagcaacaacaacagcagcagcagcagcaaccgacgacAGGCTATGCTAATCCTTTGTATCAAAATACCAACAATGCCTACTATTACCAacagcaatcgcagcagcagcagcaacaacagcagcagcccactgCCAATTATGATTATGGACAGTACGCCAACccagcaacgcagcaaccaTCGCCTGCTccttcaacagcatcatcctcgACGGACATAAGCCAAACTCCGTCATGGCCCCAACTGTCGCAGCAATTTTCCTCGATGAATCTTCAGCCATCCACTGTCAGCGCTGAACAGCAAGGGGCATATTATGGAGTAGCTTCAGGAAGTGccagcaccactaccgccacTGTGGGATACACTGTCACATCGGATCAACAACAGTACCCTAATCTTCAATCACAAATGAATGCCTATAATGCACTGGCGCAACAGCAGTATCCCACCGCTTCAAATCCGGTTGCCTATGTGCACTATCCACAGGTCTCCTCAAGTGAGTCATTAGCCTCCATTCCACCGGTACAGGATGCATACGGTAACTACAATCAAACACCGGCTCAGTATCAGCAACCTGCCACAACACAGTACTACCAACAACAGGGGCCTTatcaaaatgaacaaacaacGTCCTACGGATCCCATCCGGGTTATTCGTACAACTCGCAAACAGGAGCTTACGAGTATACGAGCGGGTTCCAGTACGATTCATCGAACGCTTCCGGTTCGTATCAGAGTCAGTACTCCGGTGGTTCCCATCAAACACCGGCGGCAGTTGCCACACCGATCCAGTCCGTCACGTCTGTTGATTCTACCGCGCAGCAGTATCAAATCTCGGCCAGCCCTGCAATCGCAGGACAATCTTCGGGGATCCAAGCAAGCTACACTGCAACTGCTAcccagcaaccaccagcagccgatgCCTCCTCTTACTACGCCACGAACACGAACCCGACTGGCTACtatcatcaatcatcaacaTATTCCACCATCCAGTCGAATCAATATACACAGCAACAAGTCGATTCGGCACAGTCACAGCCTAGTGCGGCagttcatcagcagcaaccgcagccgACTTACGATTCTGGCCACGTGACGCACTATTCACATCACACGAACTCGTACGTAGATAGCACTGGCtctcagcagcaccagcaaccccagcagcaaccggcagcaaccaccacaacaacgacaTCATCCAGCTCATCACAGCAACCAATTCAACCGACCGCGCAAGTCGCCTCGCAACCGGTCAAGCCTTCCACCAGCAGTGGTAACATCGATCTGCTATCAGGAATCGACTTTTCACCGGCGAACCTTCCACCGATTACCGTACCGATTCTGCAACCGCAACCCTCACTACCTCCGTCCATGGTCAGTGGCAGTGTCATCGATGGGAACGATGGAGTCGCGAGTGAGGTATTGACCccaacgaaagcaacgaaatCCGTGGTACCGGAGACCTCAACTGTGGTGCGAGATGCTGCGGCACAGGAAtcaagcagtagtagtaacgcAGTACCGTTGCCAATAGCTAGCACACCCAGCTCGGTGCCATTCGGTGATCGTAAGCCAAGCTTCGACAATCTATCGCTCTGTTCCGATTTGAGCTCCAGTTTCGATTGGGATAGTGCTTCAGTCTGCGGTGCGACAGCCACTGTGACTGGTAGTGGAAGTTTGACCAGCGCACTGGACAACGTGTTTCTGCGCCCGGTCAAACCGGACCCCTTTGAGGATGGTACCACCGTCAAGTGGTTCCATAAGGAGGTGGAAAGGTTGGAAAAGTTCGTCGAAACAATCAACGTGAAAACGCTAAACGGTACCACGCCACTCGATAGCAAATGGAAGGAGCTACAGGATTTGTTG GTAAAGGAAGAATCCAAGCGGCAGGTTGGCGTGGCACGCCTTTTTCCGGAaaagaatcgatcgatcgattgtgtcCCATACGATCATGCCCGTGTGCAGCTATCAACGGATACGGATAACTATATCAACGCCGTTTACGTGAAG GACCTTGGCTTTGGATGTCCAAACTTTGTGCTGGCGCAGACGCCGCTTCCAAACACGGTGAACGATTTCTGGAACATGGTCTGGTCCCAGAAGGCCAACGTGATCGTCGTTCTTCACACGGCAAATGAG CTGTTAGATCCTTTCTGGCCAACGGACACGGGAAAGGAGCTGAGCTACGGCGATGTATCGGTGACACTCGTGAAACAATTCGATCTGACACACTGTACCGAGCGAACGCTCCGCATCCAGATGCTTGGCTCGGACTATTCACTTACTGTGGCGCTCCTGCAACCGAAGCTGTGGCCTAAAAACTCAGCCGAACATATGCTAGGTGTGGCCCAGAATCTGATCGATGCCTATCGTCAGTACAATCAGCCGATGGATCAAAAGACTGCCCAACTACGTCCGCTGGTGTTGAACTGTTTGACTGGAACCGATCGTTCCAGTttgatcacgatcgcgatcatcaccatACTGGCTACGCAAACACGAAAACCATTGTTGATAA ATGTAATCGACATTTGGTACCGGATCTGCTGCCAGCGGAAGGGTGCACTGCGTGATCCTAACTTCATTCAACTTTCCTATCAGATCGTGCTGAGCCACGGTCACAGCATTCTGAACAAAC gTGGTATACTGACGTCgtatcaaatgaaatcagcccAAGCAGTAAGCAGCACGGTAAAGGAGGAGACCAATAATGATCCATTCAAAGATCTCGATCCCCTGTGGAAGTTGAAAGGGTGA